Genomic window (Ostrea edulis chromosome 9, xbOstEdul1.1, whole genome shotgun sequence):
ATTAATGTAAAGTTTGGTTGCAGGATGACCTACTGGACATAATAAAGCTATTATATCTGAGATAACTGGCATTAATGTAAAGTTTTGTTGCAGGATGACCTACTGGACATAATAAAGCTATTAAATCTGAGATAACTGGCATTAATGTAAATTTTTGTTGCAGGATGACCTACTGGGCATAATAAAACAGAATAAATCTAATGGCACATCTCACTTCCCAAAACGAATCCAGCAGTGTCCACTCGGAACTCGGGGAGATTTCGTTGATAATCATCTCCTTCTGTTTACATCAGCATTGGTTCCTAAGGCGCTGTCCTCAATATTGACCTCACTTCTGATCCAGATTGGAAGTCATCAGGTAATTGTTTTCTAAGGCGCTGTCCTCAATATTGACCTCACTTCTGTCCtcaatactgtagattcctaattAAAAGTAAGGAATTCATATCTACATAAAATTACAAGAAGCTACCCTCACAGATTATCTCTAGAGTTCATTCACAGGGACCAGTCACAGATTCTAGAACCTCATCTTCATTCACAGGGACCTGCGACAGATTCTAGAACCTCATGTTCATTCATTGGTCCCTATGGTGTCTgaatagggccatttgcaaaaagcgtgactgcgcatTAGTTACAACACGCCTTTACGCCAACCAGCAATGCACTTTTGTGCCGACAAGCAACGCCCCttcacgctaacacaacttgCCTTtgcgccgtcacgccaacaagcgaaggcgcgttgcttagCAGAGTGATAGCaagttgtgtaaagttgtgatGGTGTGTTGTTTGTTGGCGTGAAGGCttgttgtgtaaagttgtgacGGTGTGTTGTGACTAACGTGCAGTCatgcttttgcaaatggccctatccggacaccataggGACCTGTCTAGAACCTCATGTTCATTCACAGAGACCTGTCTAGAACCTCGTGTTCATTCACAGAGACCTGTCTAGAACCTCGTGTTCATTCACAGAGACCTGTCTAGAACCTCGTGTTCATTCACAGGGACCTGTCTAGAACCTCGTGTTCATTCACAGAGACCTGTCTAGAACCTCGTGTTCATTCACAGAGACCTGTCTAGAACCTCGTGTTCATTCACAGGGACCTGTCTAGAACCTCGTGTTCATTCACAGAGACCTGTGACAGATTCTAGAACCTCGTGTTCATTCACAGAGACCTGTCTAGAACCTCGTGTTCATTCACAGAGACCTGTCACAAAAAATTATCACTGTTAGTAATGGCTTCTACTTTAGAAAATAAACTTGTACTGGAAACTATCATTGATGAGTTCTGATTCTTCGTGGCAAGTCTCTGTGGTTCATTTAGGTAAACTAAAACTGCCACTGTAGAATTTCTTCTATCCAATATGGATCTCACTATCCAAGGTCCTGTTGTCAACAACAATCTCACTAGCCAAGGCCCTGTTGTCAATATTGATCTCACTATCCAAGGCCCTGTTGTCAATATTTATCTCACTATCCAAGGTCCTGTTGTCAACATCGATCTCACTATCCAAGGCCATGTTTTCAATATTGATCTCACTATCCAAGGCCCTGTTGTCAATATTGATCTCACTATCCAAGGCCCTGTTGTCAACAATGATCTCACTATCCAAGGCCCTGTTGTCAATATTGATCTCACTATCCAAGGCCCTGTTGTCAATATTGATCTCACTATCCAAGGCCCTGTTGTCAATATCAATCTCACTATCCAAGGCCCTGTTGTCAACAATGATCTCACTATCCAAGGCCCTGTTGTCAATATTGATCTCACTATCCAAAGCCCTGTTGTCAATATTGATCTCACTATCCAAGGCCCTGTTGTGAACATCGATATCACTATCCAAGGCCCTGTTGTGAACATTGATCTCACTATCCAAGGCCCTATTGTCAATATTGATCTCACTATTCAAGGCCCTGTTGTCAATATCAATCTCACTATCCAAGGCCCTGTTGTCAATATTGATCTCACTATCCAAGGCCCTGTTGTCAATATTGATTTCACTATCCAAGGCCCTGTTGTCAATATTGATCTCACTATCCAAGGCCCTGTTGTCAATATTGATTTCACTATCCAAGGCCCTGTtgtcaatattaatctatctcaCTATCCAAGGCCCTGTTGTCAATATTGATTTCACTATCCAAGGCCCTGTtgtcaatattaatctatctcaCTATCCAAGACCCTGTTATCAATATTGATCTCGctgtccttgtgaccttaaaattAGCCTCACTTACAAAGATATCACAGCAAATATCTGattgtaatgaaataaatgGATACAGATATATGAAACTGTTCTTGTggaattttctttaattttgatacaGTACCATACTTATATCAATTATATTTCACAAGACTATTTCTGTGATTGTACTTTGTCAGATTTATCAGTGAGACGTAACTTCCGTGAATGTTcagtttgtttgtcagtatgtAAATAACCAAAATTGCACACAATGATCTTTAAGGCAACATCTCAAATTACACCGAAATATAAAGTTCAGTAATGTACTCCAGTTATGTGATAAAAATATAACCTTTGATGTTATTGTATTTTgattacagacagacagacagaccagcCTGTTGGAGGATGAGAAAGAGCTGGAGGCGGTATTGTTGGAGGTTCAGAGAATGTTTCCCCCATTCTTAGGAGGACGACGAGTAGCCAACCAGGTATCATTGCTTTAAACAAAGTAATCTTCTTTCTATGGAATTACCCTTGAATTGCAGAAGTATGTTTTTGGATGACAATTCAATTTTTTCAGAATTTCAACCTGAACGGTTACCACATTCCCAAGGGGCATGCTCTAGTGTACATGTCTTACCATGGTCACAGAGATCCCAGAATATTCCAGTTCCCAGACCAGTTTAATCCAGATCGATGGAAGGAAAGGTAGGGTCAAAGTCGGATACATCTAGCTATAAACAGCTCTcttcactgtgtgtgtgtgcacCTAAGATAAAACGAGATTTCTTGATAGAGAGGTATAATCAAAACTGACAGACAGAAGTCATTTTATCTTTACATTCACCAATGTTTTGCTGTTTCATCAtgttcatcaaatattttactttatggccaattcaacttaattagtagattatcatccagggtcaccaaaaagtatggagtggttgggaggattttatttttttaatttttattttctgagaaaaatattaatgacaaacgagttgtgaatcatttaatgccagatgaatctatgcttatttcacagacgaattccaggttaagctttaatttcaaacacagaaataAACACACTTCAAGATATGAAGCACATTAATCCTTTCCTTCCCGTATGAAGGTGAGAAATGAAGAAAACCATAAtatgatctattttcttcacgtggcttttcATGTTGCCATCCTGGAAATGTagacaagaagtgtaaatactggagtcagatttcatttctttaacaTCCCCATTCCTCTGTGGACTCTCTAGAGGAGATTTTGCCCTGTTTTATTCAGATAGTTGTCTGTGGACTCTCTAGGGGAGATTTTGCCCTGTTTTATTCAGGTAGTTGTAGAAATTATGTACCGTTGAGTTATAATATAGCCTTGGTCCTTTGTCAAAATTGGAGATGGACTATGTTATTGCAGTAAAGGATTGCAGTTAAAAATTACTCTGATATGATTATGTAAATCAAGTCATGACGTTGAAAGAGATGTAGTTGATATGTTCATAATTATTTGCACAAATTCAACTTTGTGATGAATTTTTGACaagaaaaacaatatttcaataaaCATGAGCAAAAAATGTGCACTTAATAAAGAATGGAAACTCTCTTGCAGCAATGTAGAAGACAAGGATCGGATTTTTTGTTTCGGGGCGGGACCCCGAGGATGTGTAGGGCAGCGACTGGTATGGAATATACTGAAGGTGAGACAATGATCATTAATCACTACGAGAGAGATTTACACTAAATGTTTAGGTTCACTACGAGAGAGATTTACACTAAATGTTTAGGTTcacgacgagagagagagagagatttacaCTAAATGTTTAGGTTCACTACGAGAGAGATTTACACTAAATGTTTAGGTTCactacgagagagagagatttacaCTAAATGTTTAGGTTCactacgagagagagagagatttacaCTAAATGTTTAGGTTCactacgagagagagagagatttacaCTAAATGTTTAGGTTCactacgagagagagagagatttacaCTAAATGTTTAGGTTCactatgagagagagagatttacaCTAAATGTTTAGGTTCactacgagagagagagagatttacaCTAAATGTTTAGGTTCactacgagagagagagagatttacaCTAAATGTTTAGGTTTTGGCATGTTAAAACATCTCATCAATCGACATTCTCTAGGAATCGAGaaactttcatttcaaataaaactaaaagATGCCATAATTTACAATAATTTACTGATTTACTATGATTATGATGCcataatttacaatattttacttATTTACTATGATTATGATGCcataatttacaatattttactgCTTTACTATGATTATGATATcataatttacaatattttacttATTTACTATGATTATGATGCcataatttacaatattttactgATTTACTATGATTATGATGCcataatttacaatattttactgatttactatgattatgatgtcatgatttacaatattttactgatttactatgattatgatgtcatgatttacaatattttatttatttactatgattatgatgtcatgatttacaatattttactgCTTTACTATGATTATGATGCTGTTTAGCCTGTGCTAATATTTCCGTTTGATGTGAGGcagtttttttatttgattattttttttacagacGATAGTTCGAGAGCTACTACGGAGGTACTCTATAAAAGTCAAAGACGATCAGGATCTTAGTCACAAATGGCTTCCTGTCACAAGGCCAAAGTCAGAAGTCAAGGTCAAATTCATAGAGAAAACAAGGTCATAGGTCAACCTTAATAATTACCAATATCTACCTGTATTTTTATTATGTATGTTTCTGttatttattatgttttattgaCAGTGTTTCTTTCTGATCTGACAATCCTGAGAGTGTTTAATCAGAATTTATTTGACTGTGTGTAGATCAGTTggatttgattttcaattttcaattttcgaGAGACCATATCTCGAGATCTGTGTCAAATCACAAGAATATAAATGCATGATTCTAGTCCATGACAATACATTCGTATTAAACATTTACACAAACATTAAGATCACCCAGACAAGGGAGatgcaatatatatacatgtatataaatagtgTGTGTTTCTTGCTATCAAAGTATTGATattaaatgttataaaaatacTGACAACTACAGACTGAGCTGATTGAGGGCAATACTGTAAATAAGGGACATTTGAAGTCCATTAATTGTGTGATGTGTCTGATGTAATAACTAACTGCCTGTGTTATAATTTCTTACTGTTATTAATGATACAATTTTGATAtaagtttgggtttttttccagtGATTTTTTACTGGCATCAGATCTGTGAAGTTTGTAGTGTTTAATTTGATATTACTTTTATGATAATCATTCTATTATTTCATTGAATACTTAAACCATTGTGATGACATCAGATCTATGGAGTTTGTGGTGTTTAATTTGATATTACTTTTTTGATTATCATTCCATATCATTGAATACTTAAACCACTGTGATAGCTCTCTTGTGATTGTAcattgaacaaattttattttgtattttatttttctaacaaAGTACATCTTTGATGTTGAACCACCATTGATATTGGTTTAGACCACCATTTTGAGATCTACTTTCACATTTTGTGCATGGTTTTACTTTCACATTTGTGCATGGTTTTACTTTCACATTTGTGTATGGTTTTACTTTCACATTTATGcatggttttaatttcacatttGTGTATGGTTTTACTTTCACATTTGTGATCTATACAATCACTGTAGGCACTCTTTCTAATCAAAGCTAGTTTTTGTGCAAGTGGTCAGTTAACAGGTTTTAAATGTAGtaacaatgatatatatatatatatatatatatatatatatttatttttttttaaattttgttagaacactgcaattttaaaaaaaaaaatgatccaATAGATTGTTAAGAGAAGAAGAGTACAGTTTTGTGGAGAGGACATTTATAGGCATATAGCCTGCTGTCCAATCCTATATAAATGCAAATTCAttgtataatatacaattatggactgtttagcagggagacgTCACAAATCCTGTACTTATATGCACAATTGTCTCCCTTCTCTTGACCAGCCCGcgaccaatgaaattgactgtattattctgaaggatagTAATTGCTTACACTTATATCTTGTAAATCTAACTTAGCTGTTTCTGTTTGAAATATAGGGTATAGATTCCTATAGTGTGTTGAAGGGTCACCAACAAATTTcatctattattattattatctattttgtCACAATTTGCATAGAGAATTATTACTGAcaatttattgtttaaatgtgAATATTCAATATTGTGTCTAGAATTTACCAAGAATGTGATATTaaggaaatattttaatatatctttttctctctAGAAACCTGCTTGATCTGCATATACTTTTCTTCCTCTTTCAGAAGAATTAATTTTATATAGCACTTTATCATTTCAATTATGATCTCTTCGATATTGTGGCAAAATGTACACCAACTTCGATCTCATGTTTTTCacttatttttaggtcacctgagtcactcagttatttttaggtcacctgagtcactcagatgATCTCTTGCTGTCCATGCCTGTTCGTCATTgccttttaaacattttcaacatctcaaaattttcatcaaaattttttCGGAACAAATAGTATGAATTTCATAGTCCCTGTCTCTTTGATGCTTCAGTAGGTGGCTCCTTTGATGCTTCATTTTGAAAGGTATCTGTGACTTATACTTGGCTCTGACTAGAGGCAGAAAAATTTAACATCCTTTATTTCACCATAAGGATATGCAGTTTTCATAGTCTTAATGATGCAGAAATTAGCTCCATCTGCACACAACACTCTACGTTGTgcgatactcaggtgacctttaATTAAAGCcggtgggcctcttgttttgttgttgtatatGCACCTGATTTATAACCAATAATAAAGCAAATTATCAAACAGATGACTTCAGTTATTCCTAGACACTAAAAGTTGTAGCTGAGAAGCCATCTTGTTTTAGGTATTGAGTTAGCCAAATAAAGTTTTCATCAAACAAAATCTAGAAGCTAAAATCACCCTGGTTTTACATAAACAGGCATCAACATAGAAATTGATTATGTACTTTGAAAATAATACCGGTATACCTAATTATATTGAGGCAGCATTGAGCCTTATGGGAAATGCATGGTTTGGCATACAAATTATAACAAGACAATTTCTCAAGAAAGCTCGGTGAGAAAACGTTTATGAATTATCATAatctttaaagaaaattatCTATAGGGTTACCTGATGACCTTTGAATGTTCTCGTTTTTTGAGGGGAGGAGGATAAACTTTTTACAACTTTGATTGGATAGTAATAAACCTTTAGACATTTTGTATGGGGATGAACTACACTGTATTTCTAGACATTTAATATCTGGAATGTGAAGAGCTCTGGTGTGATACATACCCAATACCTTGGTGAGACTAACTGGTTACGATCCCAGGTTATACACGTGGAGGGAATCACATCACGGGTGTAGAGAGTCTAACAGGTGCTGAGAGTCACATCGGTGTTGGAATTCTCaagggcacaaattgtgctcctttattagctaacttgtttttatattcttgtgtggcagaatttattcaaaagctacataaaaagaaaaaatctcttgctgtggcctccatttagatatatcgatgatgttttatctatcaacaataatcattttcattcatttcaattcgatatatcccagtgaactcagaaaaaaaaaatacaccagTCTtctacatctgcttcatacttgctAGATATTTCCTTCAACGTAGATGTTTaccggcaaactaacaattcaactttatgacaaacaggatgacttcatcttctccatcgtcatcttcccatacttatgtagcaatattccattatcacctgcatgtggtgtttatgtctcaactgattcaatacacaagagtttgttctgcacatagtcagtttttaaatcaaggcaaacaagttgatgttacaagggtttcaacagtctagtttaaggtcagcatttcgcatattctatggtcgttacaacaaTTTAGTTTGCCCACACAACCTGTCACTGGGtccgacttgtttcataccgattgttgggccattcttggcgcactgattttgactacagcttactccgtttacctgatcaagatgtagagCTCATGGCCGACGTAAacggtggacaggggatgcttactcctccttggcacctgatcccacctctggtatatccaacggtc
Coding sequences:
- the LOC125657732 gene encoding putative cytochrome P450 120, giving the protein MSKVPGSCGFPILGDKSIDFYRDPVQFVSKNIQQNKSRVFCARFLNIPTVFIGCNETIRKLLTDGSESTDLGYKQFMGEIFGDNILFSDGDLARETRTSLSQLFCPASLDSYQATISRIVEDRVHQLGCLCEVSLYTFMKSLCTEICLSLFLGMDFKDAEETAEKIIDLTTTHWHGIISVPVSIKLPLAGGSSFCRALEAKDDLLGIIKQNKSNGTSHFPKRIQQCPLGTRGDFVDNHLLLFTSALVPKALSSILTSLLIQIGSHQTDRQTSLLEDEKELEAVLLEVQRMFPPFLGGRRVANQNFNLNGYHIPKGHALVYMSYHGHRDPRIFQFPDQFNPDRWKESNVEDKDRIFCFGAGPRGCVGQRLVWNILKTIVRELLRRYSIKVKDDQDLSHKWLPVTRPKSEVKVKFIEKTRS